CGATATCGCCGCGACTGGCCGTCATAATTGTTGCCGGGACGGTCATAGCCATAACCACCCCCATAATTGTCGGAAGCACAGGCGCCCAGCGGTAGCATGGCGACAAGAGCGATGGCGAGGATCGGTTTGCGCACAGGGACTCTCCTTCTTTCCCTCAACATTATCAGCGGGCCAACCCCGCAACGGCGGAATAGTTGCGTCTGGGTAACAATTTTATGTGACCAGCAGGCGCGTTGAAGGATGTCATACTAGGATGGATCGATGGGAACCCATAGCGACCTGTTCCCCGGCCTTCGCCGGGGAACAACCAGCCGATTTTGCTGAGTCATTCTCTCTGCAACTTGGTATTAATTGAGGGGGCGGGTCGGGTGGCTGGGGTTTTCGACCTGATCCTCCAGCCTTTCCTTGGCCTGGTTGTAGCGGGTGACGAGATCATTCTTGAACTCGGTCAGCTTGCCTTGGTCGTAGAGTTTCTTGCCGACATAGCCGGCGATGGCGCCGAAGATCAGGGTGCGGATCATGACATGCTCCTTGTTGCAGGTTGGAGCGATAACCGGCGGCGCGGCGGCGGGTTCCGCAGAGGGGCAGGAACGGCGCGACGGAGCGACGTGGGCGTGCGGCGGCCTATGCCTTATGCTTCGCCGGCGGGCACGTCTTCGCCCCGTTCGCGGCGGGCGCGGTTGGCGTCGCCCAGATCCTGGCGCTGGGCCATGGCGAGGAAAGCGGCTTCGGAGCGGAGACAGCGGTCGCGGACATTATCCAGCGTGGCGGCGTCGGCTTCGCCGCGGGCCTTGGCGGCGAGGGCGCGATAGTCGGGATTGGCCAAGACGATGATCCTTCTTCCCGAGAAAGGCCGGCCACCGGCAAGCGGCGCCCGACCGGCCCGCGCCGCGATGCCCACAGGGCGCGGCGCGGGCCAATATGACAAGGGGGCGCACGGCGACAGGCCGCCGCCCCGCAAGCCTTTATTCGGCGTGGGCGATGTTCACGGCCGCCATCTTGCCGCGACGGTCCTGCTCCAGATCATAGGAGACGCGGTCCTTTTCGCGCAGCGTGGCGAGGCCAGCGCGCTCTACGGCGGAGATGTGAACGAACGCGTCCGGGCTGCCGTCATCGGGAGCGATGAAGCCATAACCCTTGTCGGCGTTGAAGAATTTGACGGTTCCGACGATGCTCATGGTAGATTTCCTTCTTTACAATGCGACGCATCCCGTGTGGACGCGCCGGGTTGCTAGAGGGGCAGGGAAAGAAGGATATTAGGTGCCGCAAAGCGCCGAAGACCATCGATTTGCGACTATAGCTCGCTCCATATAGGCCATCGGCGCGCGAATAGCAAACGCGGGGTGATCGCGGGGCCGATGGGCTGCTGGAGGCGCGCCGATCCTGTCGCGGCGGGCCTGCTGTCGCCTTATCCCGGTTCGCTTTGGGCGTCCGCCTCCGCTTCCTCTTCCCCGGCAAAGCCGAAAAAGACGTCGCGGGCGCGGGCGGCGGCATCCTCATAGGGACGGCGTTCGGCTTCCTCATGCAGGGCGACCGCCGCTTCCTCCTCCGGCGTCAGGTCGCGCTCATAATCGTCGACGTCGTAGATCTCTTGGCTTTCCTCGCCGTCGAAGCCGGGCGGGGCGGGATAGTCGGTGCGCCAGACCTCCCGACCCTCTTCCCACCAGATGCCGCGCAGTTGGGCGGCGGCCTCATCGGGCGGAAGGGTCGCGCGGACCACCGGCGGGGTGCGAAGTTCACACCGTTCATCGGCGACGGAAATCTGCGAATTTTCAGGGGCGCGGGCGGAGTTGCGCAGCGCCATGCGGGCGGCGATGAAGAGGGCGACGGATGCGCCGGGAGAGAGGCTGGACGCCATAGCCTGGGCAGTGGCGTCCTCGACCGGTTCGGGCATGTCGGGCGCGCCGCCGTCGAGCATCCGGGCATCGTCCATGGTGCGGGCCATGGGTTCCTGGCCGGGTCGGGGCAGGTCGAGGCGCTCGGCCTCCGCCATGGCGACATCCTCCGGGCAGATCATGTCGAGAAAGGCGACGAAATCCTGCGCCACGATGCGGGCGAGCGCGGCGTCGCTGCCCTCCGCCGGATTGTCCGCCATGCGATCGAGCCGGGCGAGCATCGACATGGCGAGCCGGTTGTCGTGGCGATGGCGGGTCATTTCATAATTGTCGGGGTCGCGGCGGATAACCTCCTCCTGCCCCAGGATCGCGCGGGACAGCAGCGTGTCGGCCAGGCGCGCGCGGGCGATGAGGACGGCCGCTTCCCATCCCAGGCGAAAGGCGGCGCCGTCGCGGCGGATGCGCAGATTATAGGCCGCGCGCGAGGTGATGAGCGCGGATTCGCAGGCGAGGCGGATGACGCCGGTCGCCGCGAGTGTTTCGAGGAAGCGGCGCTGGCGCGCGGGACTCCAGCCGTCGACGCGGACCTGCGGTTCCGGGGTGGGGAGGTCGGGGAAATGATAGGACATGGGTCTGCGTGCCTCCGGCTGAGGGGTTTGCCGGGAGGGTAGGCAGATTATGGGCGTGTAGGACAGAACAAAATGGGAACGGTTTGGGGGCGTTCGGTCAGGCTTGGTAGTTCCCCGGCCTGCGCCGGGGAACAGGGAGGGTCAGGGGTATTGCTGGCGGGTATGGTGGAGGGCCAATATTTGGATGGCGTCAGCCTTGACGCGGTAAATGAGGACGTAGTTGGGATGGGCCATCGCTTCCCGCCTGCCGGGGACGCGGCCGGGGCGGTGCATATAAGGATGGTCGGGCAGACGATCGGCCGCGTGGCGGATCGCGGCGCCGATACGTTCGGCCGCCGCCGGATTGCGTGCCTCTATATAGTCGATGATGCTTTCGAGTTTTCGCAGCGCTTTCGACTTCCAGACGACCGGCAGCCCTAAGCGGTCTTGCGTCCGTCGACGCTTTTGCGCCTGTCGAGGATGGCCTGCATCCTTGCCATGGCTTCGTCATGCGGGATGTCGGGTTCGTCCGATGCCATCGCCGCCTCGACCTCTGTGCGGAACCAGGCGTCATAGGCTTCCGCTTCCTGCGTCGTCGCGAATTCGGACTCGATGGGGGTTAGCTTGGTCATGGGGTGGAGGATATCAGGGATGTAGGATGGTGTCGATTGAGGGAGGCGGGATCGCTTCGTTATGGTGGGAGTTCATTCCGAAATTCCGCAAATAGTCGCCATAGCCATTCTATCGCGCAATATTATAACTATTGACTATGGCTAAAATACGGATTATCTTGAATTTAAAGAAAAGGAGTGTTAATGATGGCGAGCAAGCCGCTTTTGGCGGTCTCGGCGAAGGATGTGGCTGGTAAATTCGGCTACTACACTGATGAGGCGATGCTTCGTCCAGTGGGTATTCAGAGGCATGGCGTCACGCGGGTCGTGATGCTGTCGTTGGACGAATATGAGCGCCTCCTGCGTCGGGATCGTCAGGTCATTTTGACGAGAGACCTAGATGACGAAACGCTCGATGCCATCCTCAATGCCGAAATCCCCGAAGAAGCATGTGCGCTCAACCAGCTCATGGACGATCCCGCAGCCGACTGACGTTCTGTCCTATTCCTATTTGTGGGAACGGGAGGCAGCGCAAGGGCGGGACGAGGGCGTAAAGGACCGACCGGTCGTTGTCGTGCTGGCGGCAGTGACCGAAGGTGATTTGCTGCAGGTCTATGTAGCGCCGGTGACGACGCAGCCGCCACGCGAGGCCAGCGGTTTTGTAGAAATGCCGATGGCGGTGAAGCGGCATCTGGGACTGGACGATGCGCGATGCTGGATCGTGGCGAGCGAGGTCAACCGCTTCATCTGGCCGGGACCTGATGTGCGGCCCGTGCAAGGCGGAGACGGGTCGCCCTATTATGGCAAGATACCGGGGAAGCTATTGGAGCAGGTACGGGCGGTCATGCGCGAGGGGAGGATACGGATTACGCCTAGGACGGAGTGAGTTTGGTGTAATTGGGCAACTGTCGCCGAAATCTCTGTGGCCTGAACTGGCCCCGGTCTGCGCCGGGGAACAGCCTTCAGCTTTTATGAGCTATGCGCTAACAGCTTGATATCACTCCGCCGCCACACTCTCCAACCCCAGCAACGGTGCGAGATAGTGCCCCGTAAATGACCGTGGCTCCTTCGCGACCTGCTCGGGCGTACCCTCCGCCACAACCTCACCGCCCTTGACGCCGCCTTCCGGTCCCATGTCGATGATCCAGTCGGCGGTCTTGATGACGTCGAGATTATGTTCGATCACCACCACGCTGTTGCCCTGGTCGACCAGGGCGTGGAGGACTTCGAGCAGTTTGCGGACGTCTTCGAAGTGCAGGCCGGTGGTGGGTTCGTCCAATATATAGAGGGTGTTGCCGGTGGCGCGGCGCGAGAGTTCCTTGGCGAGTTTGACGCGCTGGGCTTCGCCGCCGGACAGGGTGGTGGCCTGCTGGCCGACCTTGACATAGCCGAGGCCCACTTCGGCGAGCATCGCCATCTTGTCGCGGATGGGCGGGACGGCCTTGAAGAATTCGACCGCATCCTCGACCGTCATGTCGAGTATGTCGGCGATCGAGTGGCCCTTGAACTTCACCTCCAGCGTCTCGCGATTGTAGCGCGCGCCGTGGCACACGTCGCAGGTGACGTAGACGTCGGGGAGGAAGTGCATCTCGATCTTGATAAGGCCGTCGCCGGTGCAGGCTTCGCAGCGGCCGCCCTTGACGTTGAAGCTGAAGCGGCCGGGCTTGTAGCCGCGCGCCTGGCTTTCGGGGAGGCCCGCGAACCAGTCGCGGATGTTGGTGAAGGCGCCGGTATAGGTGGCCGGGTTGGAGCGCGGGGTGCGGCCGATGGGCGACTGGTCGATGTCGATCACCTTGTCGCAATTTTCGAGGCCGGTGATCTTGTCATGCGCGCCCGCGACGATGCGCGCGCCGTTGAGGGCGCGGGCGCTGGCGGCGTAGAGGGTGTCGATGGTGAAACTGGACTTGCCGGAGCCACTGACGCCGGTGATGCAGGTGAAGGTGCCGAGCGGGATAGACGCGGTGACGCCGCGCAGATTGTTGGCGCGGGCATTGTGGACGGTGAGCTTCTTGCCCGTGCCCTTGCGGCGCTTGGTGGGCACGTCGATGCGGCGGGTGCCGTTCAGATAATCGGCGGTGAGGGAGCCTTTTGCCGCGAGGATTTCGGGCAGGGTGCCCTGCGCGACAATGGTGCCGCCATGGACGCCCGCGCCCGGCCCCATGTCGACGATATAGTCGGCGTGGCGGATCGCATCCTCGTCATGCTCGACGACGATGACGCTGTTGCCGAGGTCGCGCAGGCGCTTGAGGGTCACGAGCAGGCGGTCATTGTCGCGCTGATGAAGCCCGATCGAGGGTTCGTCGAGGACGTAGAGGACGCCCGACAGGCCGCTGCCGATCTGGCTGGCGAGGCGAATGCGCTGGCTCTCGCCGCCCGACAGGGTGCCGCTGGTGCGGTCGAGGTTCAGATAGTCGAGGCCGACATTGTTGAGGAAGCCGAGGCGCTCGACGATTTCCTTGAGGATGGCCTTGGCGATCTGGTTCTGCTGGTCGTTCAGCTTTTCGGGCATCGCGGTGAAGAAATTCAGCGCGTCCACCACCGAGCGGCGGGTGGAGAGGGAGATGTCCTCGCCCGCGATTTTGACGGCCAGCGCTTCGGGTTTCAGGCGCGCGCCGTCGCAGGTCTCGCACGGCATGGCGGTCTGATATTTGCTCAGTTCCTCGCGCATCCAGGCGCTGTCGGTCTGGAGCAGGCGGCGGTTGAGGTTGCCGATGACGCCCTCAAACGCTTTCTTGACCTCATAGGCCTTCTTGCCGTCCTGGAAGCGCAGGGTGACAGGCTTGCCACCGGTGCCGTGGAGGATGATGAGCTTCACCTCGCCGGGCAGGTCGGCCCAGGGGGTTTCGAGCGAGAAGCCGAATTCCTTCGCGAGGGAACCCA
This genomic stretch from Sphingobium sp. BYY-5 harbors:
- a CDS encoding cold-shock protein, producing the protein MSIVGTVKFFNADKGYGFIAPDDGSPDAFVHISAVERAGLATLREKDRVSYDLEQDRRGKMAAVNIAHAE
- the uvrA gene encoding excinuclease ABC subunit UvrA, with product MLTHISVRGAREHNLKGVDVDLPRDSLIVITGLSGSGKSSLAFDTIYAEGQRRYVESLSAYARQFLEMMQKPDVEHIEGLSPAISIEQKTTSRNPRSTVATVTEIYDYMRLLWARVGIPYSPVTGLPISAQTVSQMVDRVMLLPEDTRFYLLAPVVRGRKGEYRKELAEWQKAGYTRVRIDGEMYLIEDAPALDKKYKHDIEVVVDRLAVAPDMGTRLADSFEQALKLADGLAFVDLADGTLADLGAAPSSVRAELVEAQSFSSEEKNGPSTGSGRTGMKGSAVPANRIVFSEKFACPVSGFTIAEIEPRLFSFNAPMGACPACDGLGEKQLFDPELVVPNEALSLKKGAIVPWAKSNPPSPYYMQVLGSLAKEFGFSLETPWADLPGEVKLIILHGTGGKPVTLRFQDGKKAYEVKKAFEGVIGNLNRRLLQTDSAWMREELSKYQTAMPCETCDGARLKPEALAVKIAGEDISLSTRRSVVDALNFFTAMPEKLNDQQNQIAKAILKEIVERLGFLNNVGLDYLNLDRTSGTLSGGESQRIRLASQIGSGLSGVLYVLDEPSIGLHQRDNDRLLVTLKRLRDLGNSVIVVEHDEDAIRHADYIVDMGPGAGVHGGTIVAQGTLPEILAAKGSLTADYLNGTRRIDVPTKRRKGTGKKLTVHNARANNLRGVTASIPLGTFTCITGVSGSGKSSFTIDTLYAASARALNGARIVAGAHDKITGLENCDKVIDIDQSPIGRTPRSNPATYTGAFTNIRDWFAGLPESQARGYKPGRFSFNVKGGRCEACTGDGLIKIEMHFLPDVYVTCDVCHGARYNRETLEVKFKGHSIADILDMTVEDAVEFFKAVPPIRDKMAMLAEVGLGYVKVGQQATTLSGGEAQRVKLAKELSRRATGNTLYILDEPTTGLHFEDVRKLLEVLHALVDQGNSVVVIEHNLDVIKTADWIIDMGPEGGVKGGEVVAEGTPEQVAKEPRSFTGHYLAPLLGLESVAAE
- a CDS encoding type II toxin-antitoxin system Phd/YefM family antitoxin, coding for MMASKPLLAVSAKDVAGKFGYYTDEAMLRPVGIQRHGVTRVVMLSLDEYERLLRRDRQVILTRDLDDETLDAILNAEIPEEACALNQLMDDPAAD
- a CDS encoding type II toxin-antitoxin system RelE/ParE family toxin, translated to MPVVWKSKALRKLESIIDYIEARNPAAAERIGAAIRHAADRLPDHPYMHRPGRVPGRREAMAHPNYVLIYRVKADAIQILALHHTRQQYP
- a CDS encoding stability determinant, with translation MTKLTPIESEFATTQEAEAYDAWFRTEVEAAMASDEPDIPHDEAMARMQAILDRRKSVDGRKTA